A genomic region of Equus caballus isolate H_3958 breed thoroughbred chromosome 1, TB-T2T, whole genome shotgun sequence contains the following coding sequences:
- the KIF23 gene encoding kinesin-like protein KIF23 isoform X3 has translation MKPARTKTPRKPLVKKGSQTSLKDPVGVYCRVRPLSFPDQECCIEVINNTTVQLHTPEGYRLNRNGDYKETQYSFKQVFGTHTTQKELFDVVANPLVDDLIHGKNGLLFTYGVTGSGKTYTMTGSPGEGGLLPRCLDMIFNSIGSFQAKRYVFKSNDRNSMDIQCEVDALLERQKREAMPNPKTPSSKRQVDPEFADMINVQDFCKAEEVDEDSVYGVFVSYIEIYNNYIYDLLEEVPFDPIRPKWNSCSTPMRSTDFVPPQSKLLREDKNHNMYVAGCTEVEVKSTEEAFEVFWRGQKKRRIANTHLNRESSRSHSVFNIKLVQAPLDADGDNVLQEKEQITISQLSLVDLAGSERTNRTKAEGNRLREAGNINQSLMTLRTCMEVLRENQMCGTNKMVPYRDSKLTHLFKNYFDGEGKVRMIVCVNPKAEDYEESLQVMRFAEVTQEVEVARPVDKAICGLTPGRRYRNQVRGGPVGDEPLVTEVVLQSFPPLPSCEILDVNDEQTLPRLIEALEKRHHLRQMMIDEFNKQSITFKALLQEFDNTVLNKENYIQGKLNEKEKVISGQKLEIERLEKKNKTLEYKIEILEKTTTIYEEDKRNLQQELETQNQKLQRQFSDKRRLEARLQGMVTETTMKWEKECERRVAAKQLEMQNKLWVKDEKLKQLKAIVTEPKPEKPERPSRERDREKVTPRSVSPSPVPLSSNYIAQISNGQQLMSQPQLHRRSNSCSSISVASCVSEWEQKIPPYNTPLTVTSIARRRQQEPGQSKTCIVSDRRRGMYWTEGREVVPTFRNEIEIEEDPCCRGDVYKTRGGGQSVQFTEIETLKQESPTGRKRRSSTAAPAQPDGTESEWTDIETRCAVAVEMRAGSQLGPGYQHHAQPKRKKP, from the exons ATGAAGCCAGC GAGGACTAAGACACCCAGGAAACCTCTAGTGAAGAAAGGATCCCAAACGAGTCTTAAAGACCCAGTTGGG GTATACTGTAGGGTGCGCCCACTGAGCTTTCCTGATCAAGAGTGTTGCATAGAAGTGATCAATAATACAACCGTGCAGCTTCATACTCCCGAGGGTTACAGACTCAACCGAAATGGAGACTATAAGGAG ACTCAGTATTCATTTAAACAAGTGTTTGGCACTCACACCACCCAGAAGGAGCTCTTTGATGTTGTGGCTAATCCCTTGGTAGATGACCTCATTCATGGCAAGAATG GTCTCCTTTTTACATACGGTGTGACTGGAAGTGGAAAAACGTACACGATGACTGGTTCTCCGGGGGAAGGAGGGCTGCTTCCTCGTTGTTTGGACATGATCTTTAACAGCATAGGGTCATTTCAAGCTAAACGATAT GTTTTTAAATCTAACGATCGGAACAGCATGGACATACAGTGTGAAGTTGACGCCTTGTTAGAACGGCAGAAACGAGAAGCCATGCCCAACCCAAAGACCCCCTCAAGCAA acgACAAGTAGATCCAGAGTTTGCAGATATGATAAATGTACAAGACTTTTGCAAAGCAGAAGAGGTTGATGAAGATAGTGTCTATGGTGTATTTGTCTCGTacattgaaatatataataattacatATATGATCTATTGGAAGAGGTGCCCTTTGATCCCATAAGGCCTAA GTGGAACAGCTGCAGCACCCCGATGAGGAGCACAGATTTTGT ACCTCCACAATCTAAATTGCTTCGCGAAGATAAGAACCATAACATGTATGTTGCAGGATGTACAGAAGTAGAAGTGAAATCTACTGAGGAAGCTTTTGAAGTTTTCTGGCGAG GCCAGAAAAAGAGACGTATCGCTAACACACATCTGAATCGTGAGTCCAGCCGTTCCCATAGCGTGTTCAACATTAAATTAGTCCAGGCCCCCTTGGATGCAGATGGAGACAATGTCTTACAG gaaaaagaacaaatcacTATAAGCCAGTTGTCCTTGGTAGATCTTGCTGGAAGTGAAAGAACTAACCGGACAAAAGCAGAAGGGAACAGATTACGTGAAGCTG GTAACATTAACCAGTCACTCATGACGCTAAGAACATGTATGGAAGTCCTACGAGAGAACCAAATGTGTGGGACGAACAAG ATGGTTCCATATCGAGATTCAAAGTTAACCCATCTGTTCAAGAACTACTTTGACGGGGAAGGAAAAGTACGCATGATCGTGTGTGTGAATCCAAAGGCCGAAGATTACGAGGAAAGCTTg CAAGTCATGAGATTCGCAGAAGTGACCCAAGAAGTTGAAGTAGCAAGACCAGTAGACAAGGCAATATGTGGTTTAACGCCTGGAAGGCGGTACAGGAACCAGGTCCGGGGAGGTCCAGTTGGAGACG AACCGCTGGTTACGGAAGTGGTTTTACAGAGTTTTCCACCTTTGCCATCCTGTGAAATTCTGGATGTCAACGATGAGCAGACTCTTCCCAGGCTGATTGAAGCCTTAGAGAAGCGACATCACCTACGACAAATGATGATTGACGAGTTTAACAAACAAT CTATTACTTTTAAAGCTTTGTTGCAAGAATTTGACAATActgttttaaataaagaaaactacattcaaggaaaactaaatgaaaaagaaaaggtgatcTCGGGACAGAAATTGGAAATAGAACgactggagaagaaaaataaaactttggaaTATAAG ATTGAGATTTTAGAGAAAACCACTACTATCTATGAAGAAGATAAGAGGAATCTGCAACAGGAACTGGAAACCCAGAACCAGAAACTTCAGAGACAGTTTTCTGACAAACGCAGATTAGAAGCCAGGTTGCAAGGCATGGTGACAGAAACAACGATGAAGTGGGAGAAAGAATGC GAGCGTCGAGTGGCAGCCAAACAGCTGGAGATGCAAAATAAACTCTGGGTcaaagatgaaaaactgaaaCAACTGAAGGCTATTGTTACTGAGCCCAAACCTGAAAAGCCAGAGAGACCCTCTCGGGAGCGGGATCGAGAAAAAGTGACTCCAAGATCTGTTTCTCCATCGCCAGTACCT cTTTCTAGTAACTATATTGCTCAGATTTCCAACGGCCAGCAACTCATGAGCCAGCCACAGCTACATAGGCGCTCTAACTCTTGCAGCAGCATTTCTGTAGCTTCCTGTGTTTCGGAATGGGAGCAGAAAATACCTCCGTACAACACACCTCTCACTGTCACATCTATCGCAAGGCGTAGGCAGCAGGAGCCAGGACAAAGTAAAACTTGTATCGTATCAGACAGAAGGCGAGGGATGTACTGGACTGAAGGCAGGGAGGTGGTTCCTACCTTCAGAAATGAGATAGAAATAGAAGAGGATCCTTGCTGCAGG
- the KIF23 gene encoding kinesin-like protein KIF23 isoform X4, giving the protein MKPARTKTPRKPLVKKGSQTSLKDPVGVYCRVRPLSFPDQECCIEVINNTTVQLHTPEGYRLNRNGDYKETQYSFKQVFGTHTTQKELFDVVANPLVDDLIHGKNGLLFTYGVTGSGKTYTMTGSPGEGGLLPRCLDMIFNSIGSFQAKRYVFKSNDRNSMDIQCEVDALLERQKREAMPNPKTPSSKRQVDPEFADMINVQDFCKAEEVDEDSVYGVFVSYIEIYNNYIYDLLEEVPFDPIRPKPPQSKLLREDKNHNMYVAGCTEVEVKSTEEAFEVFWRGQKKRRIANTHLNRESSRSHSVFNIKLVQAPLDADGDNVLQEKEQITISQLSLVDLAGSERTNRTKAEGNRLREAGNINQSLMTLRTCMEVLRENQMCGTNKMVPYRDSKLTHLFKNYFDGEGKVRMIVCVNPKAEDYEESLQVMRFAEVTQEVEVARPVDKAICGLTPGRRYRNQVRGGPVGDEPLVTEVVLQSFPPLPSCEILDVNDEQTLPRLIEALEKRHHLRQMMIDEFNKQSITFKALLQEFDNTVLNKENYIQGKLNEKEKVISGQKLEIERLEKKNKTLEYKIEILEKTTTIYEEDKRNLQQELETQNQKLQRQFSDKRRLEARLQGMVTETTMKWEKECERRVAAKQLEMQNKLWVKDEKLKQLKAIVTEPKPEKPERPSRERDREKVTPRSVSPSPVPLSSNYIAQISNGQQLMSQPQLHRRSNSCSSISVASCVSEWEQKIPPYNTPLTVTSIARRRQQEPGQSKTCIVSDRRRGMYWTEGREVVPTFRNEIEIEEDPCCRGDVYKTRGGGQSVQFTEIETLKQESPTGRKRRSSTAAPAQPDGTESEWTDIETRCAVAVEMRAGSQLGPGYQHHAQPKRKKP; this is encoded by the exons ATGAAGCCAGC GAGGACTAAGACACCCAGGAAACCTCTAGTGAAGAAAGGATCCCAAACGAGTCTTAAAGACCCAGTTGGG GTATACTGTAGGGTGCGCCCACTGAGCTTTCCTGATCAAGAGTGTTGCATAGAAGTGATCAATAATACAACCGTGCAGCTTCATACTCCCGAGGGTTACAGACTCAACCGAAATGGAGACTATAAGGAG ACTCAGTATTCATTTAAACAAGTGTTTGGCACTCACACCACCCAGAAGGAGCTCTTTGATGTTGTGGCTAATCCCTTGGTAGATGACCTCATTCATGGCAAGAATG GTCTCCTTTTTACATACGGTGTGACTGGAAGTGGAAAAACGTACACGATGACTGGTTCTCCGGGGGAAGGAGGGCTGCTTCCTCGTTGTTTGGACATGATCTTTAACAGCATAGGGTCATTTCAAGCTAAACGATAT GTTTTTAAATCTAACGATCGGAACAGCATGGACATACAGTGTGAAGTTGACGCCTTGTTAGAACGGCAGAAACGAGAAGCCATGCCCAACCCAAAGACCCCCTCAAGCAA acgACAAGTAGATCCAGAGTTTGCAGATATGATAAATGTACAAGACTTTTGCAAAGCAGAAGAGGTTGATGAAGATAGTGTCTATGGTGTATTTGTCTCGTacattgaaatatataataattacatATATGATCTATTGGAAGAGGTGCCCTTTGATCCCATAAGGCCTAA ACCTCCACAATCTAAATTGCTTCGCGAAGATAAGAACCATAACATGTATGTTGCAGGATGTACAGAAGTAGAAGTGAAATCTACTGAGGAAGCTTTTGAAGTTTTCTGGCGAG GCCAGAAAAAGAGACGTATCGCTAACACACATCTGAATCGTGAGTCCAGCCGTTCCCATAGCGTGTTCAACATTAAATTAGTCCAGGCCCCCTTGGATGCAGATGGAGACAATGTCTTACAG gaaaaagaacaaatcacTATAAGCCAGTTGTCCTTGGTAGATCTTGCTGGAAGTGAAAGAACTAACCGGACAAAAGCAGAAGGGAACAGATTACGTGAAGCTG GTAACATTAACCAGTCACTCATGACGCTAAGAACATGTATGGAAGTCCTACGAGAGAACCAAATGTGTGGGACGAACAAG ATGGTTCCATATCGAGATTCAAAGTTAACCCATCTGTTCAAGAACTACTTTGACGGGGAAGGAAAAGTACGCATGATCGTGTGTGTGAATCCAAAGGCCGAAGATTACGAGGAAAGCTTg CAAGTCATGAGATTCGCAGAAGTGACCCAAGAAGTTGAAGTAGCAAGACCAGTAGACAAGGCAATATGTGGTTTAACGCCTGGAAGGCGGTACAGGAACCAGGTCCGGGGAGGTCCAGTTGGAGACG AACCGCTGGTTACGGAAGTGGTTTTACAGAGTTTTCCACCTTTGCCATCCTGTGAAATTCTGGATGTCAACGATGAGCAGACTCTTCCCAGGCTGATTGAAGCCTTAGAGAAGCGACATCACCTACGACAAATGATGATTGACGAGTTTAACAAACAAT CTATTACTTTTAAAGCTTTGTTGCAAGAATTTGACAATActgttttaaataaagaaaactacattcaaggaaaactaaatgaaaaagaaaaggtgatcTCGGGACAGAAATTGGAAATAGAACgactggagaagaaaaataaaactttggaaTATAAG ATTGAGATTTTAGAGAAAACCACTACTATCTATGAAGAAGATAAGAGGAATCTGCAACAGGAACTGGAAACCCAGAACCAGAAACTTCAGAGACAGTTTTCTGACAAACGCAGATTAGAAGCCAGGTTGCAAGGCATGGTGACAGAAACAACGATGAAGTGGGAGAAAGAATGC GAGCGTCGAGTGGCAGCCAAACAGCTGGAGATGCAAAATAAACTCTGGGTcaaagatgaaaaactgaaaCAACTGAAGGCTATTGTTACTGAGCCCAAACCTGAAAAGCCAGAGAGACCCTCTCGGGAGCGGGATCGAGAAAAAGTGACTCCAAGATCTGTTTCTCCATCGCCAGTACCT cTTTCTAGTAACTATATTGCTCAGATTTCCAACGGCCAGCAACTCATGAGCCAGCCACAGCTACATAGGCGCTCTAACTCTTGCAGCAGCATTTCTGTAGCTTCCTGTGTTTCGGAATGGGAGCAGAAAATACCTCCGTACAACACACCTCTCACTGTCACATCTATCGCAAGGCGTAGGCAGCAGGAGCCAGGACAAAGTAAAACTTGTATCGTATCAGACAGAAGGCGAGGGATGTACTGGACTGAAGGCAGGGAGGTGGTTCCTACCTTCAGAAATGAGATAGAAATAGAAGAGGATCCTTGCTGCAGG